In Shewanella sp. GD04112, the sequence TCGCGAACCCAGTCTTTATCTTCAATTTGCTCGATTTTGTGGCTGAAGTGCTCGCCTAAAAACGGCAGGGTTTTCAGCATCTCGATAGTCGGTGCGAGATCTGTGTCAGCCTCGAACAGGGCAACCACTACGGTATCTTGCCACAGAGGGGTTTCGCCCAGTTTAGGCTCAAAAATCGGGGTGTCTTTACCATCTTCAAAGGTAATAGAAACGGCGCCTTCTTCCATAAGTAAGTCGCTGATGGTTTCAGCATCGTCACTGTTAGTGTTAATGCGAAGTTGGATCCAAGGCATGGGTAAAATCCTGTGGCTAGGTTTAAAAAATATCGCGCTATTGTATACCCAAACTGCGCTAATTTGCAGAATTCGATGGCAATTAAACGTTAGCGATGGTGAGGAGGTGGGTTGAGGGATTTGCGCTAGCAATCTAGGGGTTTTGGGTAGTAAATGAAGTTTATTTCAGCATGGACAAGGAGTTAGCTTGTCAGCTGTTGGTTGTACGCAAAATCGAACCGCTCGTTTCGATTTTTAATATAAAGCCATGAAATATAATGGTTAATTGGTTTTACCTTTGTTTGGTTTTTACGACTTTTTTGTGATCCTCTTCTAAGAGTTGACGCTTATCCCGTGAGTTGCCTCACGCTTTAAATCTGTGACACTCAGCCGCGTTTTTTGTTGCTGCTATGGTGTAGTTTGCAAAGAGGCGTCAACAAACCATTAAAGGGTAAAAGCAAGATGACAAGCGTAACGCGCGTTCACACTAGCGTGAAAACACAGGGGATAGGTCACCCTTGGTCGGCTAAGGCCGATAGATTACAGAGCGCGACTGGTATTATGCTGGGCTGCTTTCTGTTGTTACATATGCATTTCGAGTCGAGCATTCTGCTGGGTAAAGAGGCCTTTTACTATGTGGTGCAGTTGCTCGAAGGCGGTATGTTTAGCAGTACGGGCCATGGCTTTCCGATTGTCACTAAAGTCTTCTCAGTGTTTATGCTGCTCGTGGTGATTCTACATGCAGCCGTTGCTCTTAGACGGTTTCCGGCGCAGCTTGGGCAGTGGCGAGCGTTGCGATCACATTTAGGTGGCATTAAACATCGCGATACCCATGCTTGGTTTTGGCAGTTGATCACGGGTTTTATTCTGTTTTTCCTGGTGCCAGTGCACCTCTTTACCATGATCTTAAATCCTGAAATTGGTCCACATTTATCGGCCGAGCGTGTCTATCACGATAATGCTTGGTTGCTCTACGCCCTGTTGCTGCCCGCGGTCGTCATCCACGCCATGATTGGTTTATACCGAGTGGCGGTTAAGTGGGGCATCACGACCCAGCGCTCCGGCTTACGTAAGCTTGCTAAGGTATTGATTATCTATTTGTTATGCCTAGGTGGTGCGAGCTTAGTCTCCTATATGTTTATCGGTAGTGAGCTAAGTGTGCCGGTGCAGCCTTATGTGCCCCATTGATTGAAATCCAATTCTGCTGCGTTTATCCCTGATGGATTTGGGCGCAGCAGGATTTTGTTTCGCTGCTAATATTTAAGCATTCGATTAATTATTCGCCTCCTAGTTGATCTAACTCAGGTTTTTTGATGGATTTGTGAGCGATATTAATTTTCGAGGACAACTTATTAAGCAGGGCTCTCAGGAGCCTGCGGCGCGAGGCGAAAGCAATGGCAATCAAACTAAGTATAAAAAAATGGAGTGCGTGGCTGGATTTAAGCCAGAGTTTGTCGGGTGTCATTCTGGCGGTGTTTTTGTGGACCCACTTAGTGCTGGTGTCGTCCATTTTATTGGGTGGCGATGCCATGAACTGGGTGGCTCGCACTATGGAGCTAAGTTTTCTCTCCAGTGATGGCCATGGCTATCCCTGGGTGGTGACTTGTATTGCCGTCGGTATTGCCGCCCTTGCATTGGTGCATGTGATTGTGGCACTGCAAAAGTTACCCATGAGTTTGCGCCAGCAAAGAGCGCTCAAACAACAGATGCAAGTGATCAATCACAGTGATACTCGCCTCTGGCGTTGGCAGGCCATTACGGGCGTGGTGATCCTGTTATTGCTGCCAGTGCATCTGTGGCTTATTGGCTCGGCGCCAGAAACCATAGGCCCGCAGGGCAGTGCAGAGCGGATTTGGAACCAAGGCGTGTGGATGGTGTATCTGCCGCTATTGCTGACGGTGGAGTTACATGCAGCCATCGGGATTTACCGCGTAGCACTGAAGTGGGGGGCGGCGCGGGATCTCAATAGTCGCAGCCGTTTACGTAAGATTAAAACCATTGTGAGTATCGCGTTTGTCACTGTAGGGATTGCCTCCTTATTGGCATTTTTACCCCACGCGAGTTAGCGAATATAACAAAAGTGTGTTGTCCTAAAACAATAACAGCAGTACCCGTTAAGGAGCAGGCGTGAAACTGATTTATACCGATTCATTAGTGGTTGGTGCCGGATTGGCTGGCCTGAGGGTGGCCATTGCCTCTAAAGAGCGCGGGTTAGATACCTTAGTGCTATCGCTTATTCCCGCTAAACGTTCTCACTCTGCGGCGGCGCAGGGCGGAATGCAGGCAAGCCTTGGTAATGCAGTCAAAGGCATGGGCGATGATGAAGACGTGCACTTTCAAGATACGGTGAAAGGATCGGACTGGGGCTGCGATCAAGAAGTCGCCAGAATGTTTGCCCATTGTGCGCCTAAGGCGGTGCGTGAATTAGCCAACTGGGGCGTGCCTTGGACACGTGTAACCGCAGGCCCGAGGGATGTCATTGTTAACGCACAAAAAGTCACCTTGCAGGAAGCCGAAGAGGCTCACGGTCTGATCAATGCCCGTGACTTTGGTGGTACCAAAAAGTGGCGCACCTGCTACACCGCCGATGGTACCGGTCACTCCTTGCTCTATGCCATGGATAACAAAGCGATTTCGATGGATATTCCTGTCCACGAACGCGTCGAAGCGCTCTCGATTATCCATGACGGTCAACGCTGTCACGGGGTGATTGCCCGCTGTTTAATCACGGGCGAGTTGCGTGCCTACGTCGCGAAATCGACCACTATCGCCACCGGTGGTTATGGCCGGATTTATGAAGTCTCAACCAATGCAATTATCTGCGAGGGGATAGGTCAGGCGTTGGCGCTCGAAACGGGCGTTGCGACCCTTGGTAATATGGAGGCTGTGCAATTCCACCCCACGGCGATTGTGCCCGTGGGGATTTTAACCACAGAAGGTTGCCGTGGCGATGGTGGCTTGCTGCGGGATAAAGACGGTTATCGTTTTATGCCAGACTATGAGCCAGAGAAGAAGGAACTGGCGTCGCGGGACGTGGTGTCTCGTCGCATGACCGAGCATATGCGTAAAGGTAAGGGCGTCGATAGCCCCTATGGCCCGCATTTATGGCTCGATATCACCCTACTTGGGCGTAAGCATATCGAAACCAACCTGCGTGAAGTGCAGGAGATTTGCGAAAACTTCCTCGGGATTGATCCCGCGAAGGACTGGATCCCTGTTCGTCCAACTCAGCACTATTCGATGGGAGGGATCCGCACTAAAGCAACGGGCGAAAGCCCGCAGCTTAAGGGCTTATTCAGCGTCGGCGAAGCGGCCTGCTGGGATATGCATGGCTTTAACCGCTTGGGCGGTAACTCGCTCGCAGAAACTGTGGTGGGCGGCATGATTATCGGCAAATATGTGGCTGATTTTTGTGAGAATAATAGCCTTGAAATCGACACTCAGCTTGCCGAAAAATTTATGCGGCAGGTGCAGACTGAAATCGACACCTTAGTCGATGGTGAAGGCCATGAAAGTCCCTTTGTACTTAAACGCGAAATGCAGCGGATTATGATGGATTACGTGGGGATTTTCCGTAACGGCCCTGAGCTTGATAAAGCGGTGACTGAGCTAAAGGCGCTGCTTGAACGCTCACGTAAGCTCGGAGTTAAGTGTAAGAAACGCCATGCCAATCCTGAGCTGGTAGAAGCGCTAAGGGTGAAGCGGATGCTCAAGGTAGCGTTGACCGTTGCCTGTGGCGCAGCAGCGCGTACCGAGAGCCGTGGTGCCCACGCCCGTGAGGATTATCCGCAGCGTAATGACAGAGACTGGCTCAACCGTACTCTCGCTAGTTGGCCCGATGCCGAGGCGTTGGCCCCCGTTTTAAGCTACGAGCCGCTAGATGTGATGAAGATGGAGCTGCCGCCGGGATACCGGGGTTATGGTATCGATAATGCTATTGCTCACCCCGATACCGCCAAACGCGAGCAACAAATTACCGAGATTTTGGCTGGGCTGGGTGACGATGCCGATCGTTATCAACGCCAAGCGGCGCTGATGCCATTCGAGCTGCCCCCGAGCTTACAAGCTAAAAATGAACGTTTAAGCGATACCTTACAAAGACCATCAGCCAATGTGCTAGGAGAAAAATCATAATGAGCCAAGGTCGCCAGTTAACCTTTAATATTTTTCGTTATGATCCACAGGAGCCAAACGATAAGCCGAAGATGGTGCGTTATCAGCTCACCGAAACGCCGGGCATGACGGTATTTATTGCACTCAATAAGCTCAGAGAAGAGCAAGATACGTCGTTGCAGTTTGACTTTGTCTGTCGGGCGGGGATTTGCGGCAGTTGTGCCATGGTAATCAATGGTTTCCCAACCTTAGCTTGCCGCACCCTAACCGCCAAATATCCCAAGGGAGAAATCACCCTAATGCCATTACCTGGCTTTGAATTGATTGGTGATTTATCGGTTAACACGGGTAAGTTTATGCGCGAACTCGCCGAGCGCTTGAAGCTGTGGTTACACCCCAAAGCGAATGATATCAGTATCCATCGCCTCGAGGAGCCTATGGCGCCAGAGGAAGCGGCAAGGCTCTATGAATTAGAGCGCTGCGTCGAGTGCGGGGTTTGTGTATCAGCCTGCGCGACCAAACAAATGCGTGAGACCTTTGTTGGGGCCGTGGGGATGATGAAAATCGCCCGCTTTGAACTCGATAGCCGCGATGCGCGCACGGCTGAAGATTTTTACCATGTGATTGGTAATCAGGACGGCGTGTTTGGTTGTATGACCTTGCTCGGCTGCCAAGACAACTGTCCGAAGGATTTGCCTCATATGCAGCAGATAGCCTATCTGCGCCGCAAAATGGCGATGACCTTAGTTTAATTTCTGTTAGCTGTTTGATTCAAAAAGCAAAGCGCCTGATTAGGCGCTTTTTACTTGGTGAGGTTAGCAGGCATAGGCCTTGTAAATGCTCGCCTTGTCCATGATAGCGTTTGAGCTAGTCACAAAGTCGTTAAAGTGCGGGCTTGCCATATGCGCATCCAAGGCTGCTTGGGATTGCCACACCTCATACATCCAAAACTGATCGGCATCCTCTATGGATTGGTGCAGCGTGTATTCTAAGCAACCGGCCTCGGTCAGGGTTGCTTTAACCAGCTGCTTAAGGACGTGAGACAAGGCTTTGCCTTGGCCAGAACGAGCTTGAATTTGCGCAAAAACTGTCACTTTCATTGGCTAAATCCTTCGAGCACGATTTTACCTATGGCCTTACCCGACTCTATTTGTGCATGGGCTTTAAGCAAGTTTTGCGCATTAATGGCGCCATAGTGTTCGCCAAAGGTACTTTGAACTGTGCCTGTATCAATCAGCTCGGCGATACGATTGAGCAGATGATGCTGGGCAATCATGTCTTCGGTTTGAAAGAGGCTGCGGGTAAACATGAGCTCCCAATGTAGTGACAGGCTTTTAAGTTTAAGCTTCATCACGTCCAGTGGGCCGACGGGATCGTCAATGAGTGCCAGTTTACCTTGGGGTCTGAGGACTTTTACGATTTCGTCAAAGTGCTTATCGGTTTGGGTTAGGCTAATCACATGGGTGACATCAGCAATATCCCACTTCGCCAGTTCCTGCGAGAGTGGCTGTTGGTGATTGATGACCTGATTCGCGCCTAACTTTTTTACCCAAGCGGCGGATTCGGGGCGTGATGCTGTGCCAATTACCTCGGCGCCAGTTAGCTTGACCGCCAGTTGGGTGATGATAGATCCTACACCTCCAGCGGCACCGATAATCAAAATTCGCGCATTCGTGGCCGAGCCATCCTGAGGTAAGCCTAAGCGATCAAACAATAGCTCCCAAGCCGTAATACTGGTTAGGGGCAGGGCGGCAGCCTGGGCATTGTTTAAGGTTTGCGGTTTATGGCCCACAATGCGCTCATCGACTAACTGATATTCGGCATAACTGCCGCTGCGGCTAATATCGCCGGCATACCAGACTTCATCGCCCACCTTAAACAGGCTCACCTTGTCCCCCACGGCTTTAACGACTCCGACCGCATCCCAACCGAGGATTTTATATTCCCCTGCTGGAGCTGAGCTTGATGCGCGGATTTTGGTATCGACGGGATTAACGGATATGGCTTTTACCTCAACTAACAGGTCAAAACCTTGCGGTGTAGGTTCGGGTAAGGTGATGTTTTGTAATGCATTGGGTGCATCGACGGCTCCCGCGGTTTGATAACCTATGGCTTTCATCTTGATTCCTCGCTTGCGGCTGGTGTCTGTACTTGTCAATGGCAACTATTGTGTGGAATATTAAAGCCTAGATAAACGGGGTAAACTTTGTAATTTTTTCAAAGGATTTTTGAAAATCATGCTGCTGAATGATCTCGCACTATTTGTTCGCGTTGCCGATTGCGGCAGTATTTCGGCTGCTGCGGTTGAAATGGAACTCTCGGCAGCATCGGCGAGCGCAGCGATTAAACGGCTTGAAAAACAACTCGATACTAGCCTATTTGTACGTACGACCCGAAGCCTGAGATTAACTGCTCAAGGTGAGCGCTATCTTATCCATTGCCGCCGTGCTTTGAGTGATCTCGCCCTCGGGGAACAGGCGATTGCCAGCGATAAAGGTAAAGTCTCTGGCACCTTGAGCCTGTCGGTTTCATCCGATTTTGGGCGTAACTTATTTGTCCCTTGGCTCGATGACTTCCTGTTAGATTTTCCGCAGCTACAAGTACGGCTGCATTTGGGCGATAACATCAGCAGCTTTTACCACGATAAAATCGATGTTGCGGTGCGTTACGGTAAACCGCAGGACTCCAATCAGGTCGCATTTCCGATTTGCTGCGCCGACCGATTACTATGCGCTTCACCTGAATATCTCGCCAAGTTTGGTAAACCCGAGACCTTAGAACAGTTAGCGCAGCACAATTGTTTGTTTTATAAACTCGATGACCGCACCCATGATCAATGGCAATTTGAGCGTGATGGTCAAGAATTTAAAATCCGCGTGACGGGTAATCGCAGCGCCAATGATGCTGAGATTGCGCGACGCTGGGCTGTGGCAGGTAAGGGGTTAGTGTTCAAGTCGAGCTTAGATCTGGCGGAGGATATTATGGCGGGGCGCCTTGTGCCCTTGCTGCCCGAATATCGGGGTGAATCGGTCAACTTATACTTAGTGTGCCCTGGGCGTGAGCATGTCACGCCCGTGGTGCTGCTGCTTCGTGAAATGCTCAGGCAACAGACTCAAGCCTTAAGCCGTGCCCTAGCGACATACCTTAAGTCTGAAACGCAGTTTAAATAACAATTGAATGCGGGAATCTAAGGGAGTCGCTGGGGCTTGATAAGTGGATTGCCTTCGTGATTTCCTCTCTGAAGAGAGCTCAACGCTCTGTGATTTCATCTTGCACTGCCAAACTCGGCGCAATAAAAAAGCCGCATTAAGCGGCTTTTTTGAAAGATTTGACCCTAAACCTAGATTAAGACTTAGCGCGTTTCATCGCGGTGAAGAATTCTTCGTTAGTTTTAGTCATCGCCAGTTTATCGATCAGGAATTCCATTGCGCTGACTTCATCCATTGGATTTAAGATCTTACGTAGGATCCACATCTTTTGCAGTTCATCAGGCGTGGTCAGTTTTTCTTCGCGACGAGTACCACTGCGGTTGAAGTCAATCGCTGGGAATACGCGTTTTTCAGCGGCCTTGCGTGACAGATGCAGTTCTTGGTTACCAGTACCTTTGAACTCTTCGTAAATTACTTCGTCCATTTTCGAGCCGGTATCAACCAGTGCGGTGGCAATAATTGTTAAGCTGCCGCCGTTTTCGATGTTACGAGCCGCACCGAAGAAGCGCTTAGGACGGTGCAGGGCGTTTGCATCCACACCACCGGTTAACACTTTGCCCGATGATGGGATAACAGTGTTGTAGGCGCGAGCCAAACGAGTGATAGAGTCGAGTAAGATCACAACGTCTTTCTTGTGCTCAACTAAACGTTTGGCTTTTTCAATTACCATTTCAGCCACTTGTACGTGACGGCTAGCTGGTTCGTCGAAGGTCGATGCAATCACTTCACCTTGAACTAGGCGTTGCATCTCGGTCACTTCTTCAGGACGTTCATCGATCAGCAGTACCATCAACACCACTTCTGGGTTGTTGTAGGTGATTGACTGAGCAATGTTTTGCAGTAATAAGGTTTTACCCGCTTTTGGTGGTGCGACGATCAGACCACGTTGACCCTTACCGATAGGTGAGCATAAATCCAGAATACGGGCAGTGATGTCTTCAGTAGAGCCATTACCACGCTCCATGCGCATACGTTCTTCTGCGTGGAGTGGGGTTAAGTTTTCAAAGAGGATTTTGTTGCGAGAGTTTTCAGGTTTATCGAAGTTAACTTCGTTAACTTTTAGCAGGGCAAAATAACGTTCACCTTCTTTTGGTGGGCGAATCTTGCCAAAAATCGTGTCGCCCGTTCGCATGTTAAAGCGGCGAATTTGGCTTGGTGATACATAAATATCATCCGGGCCAGCTAAATAAGATCCATCTGCACTACGTAAGAAACCGAATCCGTCTTGGAGTATCTCTAATACACCGCCACCGAAAATGTCTTCGCCGCTTTTGGCGTGGGCTTTAAGAATAGAGAAAATAATGTCCTGCTTGCGAGCGCGGGCCATATTTTCGAGTTTCATATTTTCGGCTAGCGAGACTAGGTCGGATATCGGCGTGTCTTTTAATTCAGTTAAGTTCATGTTGGGGATCTTGTGTTACGCGACAAAGCTTACCGCGATCAATCAGTAAAGTTTGTGATTCAGGATAGTGATTGACGAGCGAGAAGTGGTTTAGTTAGAAAGAATCTGGTTATTAAAGTAGCACTAACAAAGCGGGGCGTCCAGAAATTTAGGGGTATTCCGGCACAATTAATTAAAGCTTGTGCCGGAGGTCACTCATAGCGACAACAAATTAGATTTGTGCGTCGATGAACTCTTTTAATTGAGTTTTTGACAGTGCGCCAACTTTAGTTGCCGCTAATTCACCGTTCTTGAATAACAGTAAAGTTGGGAT encodes:
- a CDS encoding fumarate reductase iron-sulfur subunit, whose translation is MSQGRQLTFNIFRYDPQEPNDKPKMVRYQLTETPGMTVFIALNKLREEQDTSLQFDFVCRAGICGSCAMVINGFPTLACRTLTAKYPKGEITLMPLPGFELIGDLSVNTGKFMRELAERLKLWLHPKANDISIHRLEEPMAPEEAARLYELERCVECGVCVSACATKQMRETFVGAVGMMKIARFELDSRDARTAEDFYHVIGNQDGVFGCMTLLGCQDNCPKDLPHMQQIAYLRRKMAMTLV
- a CDS encoding fumarate reductase cytochrome b subunit, producing MTSVTRVHTSVKTQGIGHPWSAKADRLQSATGIMLGCFLLLHMHFESSILLGKEAFYYVVQLLEGGMFSSTGHGFPIVTKVFSVFMLLVVILHAAVALRRFPAQLGQWRALRSHLGGIKHRDTHAWFWQLITGFILFFLVPVHLFTMILNPEIGPHLSAERVYHDNAWLLYALLLPAVVIHAMIGLYRVAVKWGITTQRSGLRKLAKVLIIYLLCLGGASLVSYMFIGSELSVPVQPYVPH
- a CDS encoding putative quinol monooxygenase — its product is MKVTVFAQIQARSGQGKALSHVLKQLVKATLTEAGCLEYTLHQSIEDADQFWMYEVWQSQAALDAHMASPHFNDFVTSSNAIMDKASIYKAYAC
- a CDS encoding fumarate reductase flavoprotein subunit, with amino-acid sequence MKLIYTDSLVVGAGLAGLRVAIASKERGLDTLVLSLIPAKRSHSAAAQGGMQASLGNAVKGMGDDEDVHFQDTVKGSDWGCDQEVARMFAHCAPKAVRELANWGVPWTRVTAGPRDVIVNAQKVTLQEAEEAHGLINARDFGGTKKWRTCYTADGTGHSLLYAMDNKAISMDIPVHERVEALSIIHDGQRCHGVIARCLITGELRAYVAKSTTIATGGYGRIYEVSTNAIICEGIGQALALETGVATLGNMEAVQFHPTAIVPVGILTTEGCRGDGGLLRDKDGYRFMPDYEPEKKELASRDVVSRRMTEHMRKGKGVDSPYGPHLWLDITLLGRKHIETNLREVQEICENFLGIDPAKDWIPVRPTQHYSMGGIRTKATGESPQLKGLFSVGEAACWDMHGFNRLGGNSLAETVVGGMIIGKYVADFCENNSLEIDTQLAEKFMRQVQTEIDTLVDGEGHESPFVLKREMQRIMMDYVGIFRNGPELDKAVTELKALLERSRKLGVKCKKRHANPELVEALRVKRMLKVALTVACGAAARTESRGAHAREDYPQRNDRDWLNRTLASWPDAEALAPVLSYEPLDVMKMELPPGYRGYGIDNAIAHPDTAKREQQITEILAGLGDDADRYQRQAALMPFELPPSLQAKNERLSDTLQRPSANVLGEKS
- the rho gene encoding transcription termination factor Rho, with amino-acid sequence MNLTELKDTPISDLVSLAENMKLENMARARKQDIIFSILKAHAKSGEDIFGGGVLEILQDGFGFLRSADGSYLAGPDDIYVSPSQIRRFNMRTGDTIFGKIRPPKEGERYFALLKVNEVNFDKPENSRNKILFENLTPLHAEERMRMERGNGSTEDITARILDLCSPIGKGQRGLIVAPPKAGKTLLLQNIAQSITYNNPEVVLMVLLIDERPEEVTEMQRLVQGEVIASTFDEPASRHVQVAEMVIEKAKRLVEHKKDVVILLDSITRLARAYNTVIPSSGKVLTGGVDANALHRPKRFFGAARNIENGGSLTIIATALVDTGSKMDEVIYEEFKGTGNQELHLSRKAAEKRVFPAIDFNRSGTRREEKLTTPDELQKMWILRKILNPMDEVSAMEFLIDKLAMTKTNEEFFTAMKRAKS
- a CDS encoding zinc-binding alcohol dehydrogenase family protein, with protein sequence MKAIGYQTAGAVDAPNALQNITLPEPTPQGFDLLVEVKAISVNPVDTKIRASSSAPAGEYKILGWDAVGVVKAVGDKVSLFKVGDEVWYAGDISRSGSYAEYQLVDERIVGHKPQTLNNAQAAALPLTSITAWELLFDRLGLPQDGSATNARILIIGAAGGVGSIITQLAVKLTGAEVIGTASRPESAAWVKKLGANQVINHQQPLSQELAKWDIADVTHVISLTQTDKHFDEIVKVLRPQGKLALIDDPVGPLDVMKLKLKSLSLHWELMFTRSLFQTEDMIAQHHLLNRIAELIDTGTVQSTFGEHYGAINAQNLLKAHAQIESGKAIGKIVLEGFSQ
- a CDS encoding fumarate reductase cytochrome b subunit, encoding MAIKLSIKKWSAWLDLSQSLSGVILAVFLWTHLVLVSSILLGGDAMNWVARTMELSFLSSDGHGYPWVVTCIAVGIAALALVHVIVALQKLPMSLRQQRALKQQMQVINHSDTRLWRWQAITGVVILLLLPVHLWLIGSAPETIGPQGSAERIWNQGVWMVYLPLLLTVELHAAIGIYRVALKWGAARDLNSRSRLRKIKTIVSIAFVTVGIASLLAFLPHAS
- a CDS encoding LysR family transcriptional regulator yields the protein MLLNDLALFVRVADCGSISAAAVEMELSAASASAAIKRLEKQLDTSLFVRTTRSLRLTAQGERYLIHCRRALSDLALGEQAIASDKGKVSGTLSLSVSSDFGRNLFVPWLDDFLLDFPQLQVRLHLGDNISSFYHDKIDVAVRYGKPQDSNQVAFPICCADRLLCASPEYLAKFGKPETLEQLAQHNCLFYKLDDRTHDQWQFERDGQEFKIRVTGNRSANDAEIARRWAVAGKGLVFKSSLDLAEDIMAGRLVPLLPEYRGESVNLYLVCPGREHVTPVVLLLREMLRQQTQALSRALATYLKSETQFK